A genomic segment from Neobacillus sp. YX16 encodes:
- a CDS encoding carboxypeptidase M32: MSLTPKQVEKKFLEYVKKMSAYNEALGLIYWDLRTGAPKQGMDQRSEVIGMLSSEVFKMSTSEDMAAYIATLSKNELSETTRKILEECKKEYERNKKIPADEYKEYVILQSKAESVWEEAKEKSDFNLFRPYLEKLVETTKRFIIYWGYTGNSYDVLLDLYEPGMTVEVLDQVFGDLREKIVPLVKQIADSPNKPRTEFLFKHFNKENQRALSLKILGKMGYNFDAGRLDETVHPFATGLNPGDVRVTTNYDEQDFRTAVFGTIHEGGHALYEQNISKELIGTPLCTGTSMGIHESQSLFYENIVGRSFSFWKNNYELLKTYATGQFDDVSIEEFYRGINESKPSLIRIEADELTYPLHIIIRYEIEKGLFNGEIEVKDLPQVWNKLYQEYLGITPKNDAKGVLQDVHWAGGSFGYFPSYALGYMYAAQFKHKMLENLPNFDQLLEEGDLLPIKEWLNKNIHQYGKQKKPLEILQDVTGEGLNAQYLVDYLYDKYGKVYQLK; the protein is encoded by the coding sequence ATGAGCCTAACGCCAAAGCAAGTTGAAAAGAAGTTTTTAGAATATGTAAAGAAAATGAGCGCATACAATGAGGCACTTGGATTGATTTATTGGGACCTGCGGACTGGTGCTCCGAAGCAAGGTATGGATCAACGATCTGAAGTAATTGGCATGCTTTCATCTGAGGTTTTTAAAATGTCCACATCGGAAGATATGGCAGCATACATAGCAACACTATCTAAAAATGAACTTTCTGAAACCACACGTAAAATTCTTGAGGAATGTAAAAAAGAATATGAACGCAACAAAAAAATTCCTGCAGATGAATACAAGGAATATGTCATTCTACAGTCCAAGGCAGAATCTGTCTGGGAGGAGGCAAAGGAAAAGTCAGATTTTAATCTGTTCAGACCTTACCTTGAGAAGCTGGTAGAAACGACGAAGAGGTTCATCATTTATTGGGGTTATACAGGAAATAGCTACGATGTCCTGCTTGATTTATATGAACCCGGTATGACCGTAGAAGTCCTTGATCAGGTATTTGGCGATTTAAGGGAGAAAATTGTTCCTTTGGTCAAACAGATTGCTGACTCACCAAATAAGCCGAGGACTGAGTTTCTTTTTAAACACTTTAATAAGGAAAACCAGCGTGCATTAAGTTTAAAAATACTTGGGAAAATGGGTTACAACTTTGATGCAGGCAGACTTGATGAAACTGTTCATCCCTTCGCTACTGGGTTAAATCCAGGTGATGTCCGGGTAACAACAAACTATGATGAACAGGATTTCCGTACAGCAGTCTTCGGTACTATTCACGAAGGCGGGCATGCATTATACGAACAAAATATTTCAAAAGAATTGATTGGAACTCCTTTATGTACGGGAACATCAATGGGTATTCATGAATCTCAATCTCTTTTCTATGAAAATATTGTCGGACGCAGTTTTTCTTTTTGGAAAAATAATTACGAGCTATTAAAGACATATGCAACCGGTCAGTTTGACGACGTTTCAATTGAAGAATTCTACAGGGGAATAAATGAATCGAAGCCCTCGCTAATTAGAATCGAAGCAGATGAATTAACCTATCCTCTCCACATTATTATTCGTTACGAAATTGAAAAGGGTCTTTTTAATGGTGAGATAGAGGTTAAGGACCTTCCACAGGTTTGGAATAAATTATATCAAGAATATTTAGGGATTACTCCAAAAAATGACGCTAAAGGCGTATTGCAGGATGTTCACTGGGCAGGAGGCAGCTTTGGATATTTCCCATCGTATGCACTAGGATACATGTACGCTGCTCAATTTAAGCATAAAATGCTTGAGAATCTGCCGAACTTTGATCAACTGTTGGAAGAAGGAGATTTACTGCCAATCAAAGAATGGCTGAACAAAAATATTCACCAATATGGTAAACAGAAGAAACCATTAGAAATCCTTCAAGATGTAACGGGTGAAGGTCTGAATGCTCAATATCTAGTTGATTATTTGTACGATAAATATGGTAAGGTCTACCAATTAAAATGA
- a CDS encoding DUF2249 domain-containing protein, giving the protein MQTYAKIIHVPDYPPREKHSTIFKGFDELNSGEFMQIVNDHDPRPLQYQFMMERPEQFSWEYLEEGPEVWKVSIGKK; this is encoded by the coding sequence ATGCAAACTTACGCAAAGATTATTCATGTACCAGATTATCCACCACGTGAAAAACATTCAACTATATTTAAAGGTTTTGACGAATTGAATTCTGGTGAATTTATGCAAATTGTAAATGACCATGACCCAAGACCACTTCAGTATCAATTTATGATGGAAAGACCTGAACAATTTTCTTGGGAATACCTTGAAGAAGGTCCAGAGGTTTGGAAAGTATCTATCGGTAAAAAGTAA
- a CDS encoding Crp/Fnr family transcriptional regulator translates to MKQEDINKRLSDVPLFKELSDEELEPFIKIALTRFYKQKMYVFMQDDPLDRVFFIHSGKIKIYKTDFSGKEQIVSILEPGEMFPHAGFFREGNFPAHAEVLEEANLIVIPIDKFQETLIANPELCIKLFKVLGEKIVDLQGRLEAQVLHNTFEQIVLLLIRLCQSNGEQVGSRYQLTTQFTNRELANMIGTSRETVSRTINHLKKKNYINQREDGLYLIDREALEQELFY, encoded by the coding sequence ATGAAGCAAGAGGACATAAACAAAAGATTATCGGATGTCCCCCTATTCAAAGAATTATCTGATGAAGAGCTGGAGCCTTTCATAAAAATAGCCTTGACTCGCTTTTATAAGCAGAAGATGTATGTATTTATGCAGGATGATCCACTTGACCGGGTATTTTTTATCCATTCTGGAAAAATAAAAATCTATAAAACAGATTTTTCCGGGAAGGAACAAATTGTTTCCATACTTGAACCTGGTGAGATGTTCCCACATGCTGGATTTTTCCGGGAAGGAAACTTTCCTGCACATGCGGAGGTTTTAGAAGAAGCAAATCTTATTGTCATCCCAATTGACAAATTTCAAGAAACGCTTATTGCTAATCCTGAACTCTGCATAAAGCTTTTTAAAGTGCTAGGAGAGAAAATTGTCGACCTTCAAGGCAGATTAGAGGCGCAAGTCCTCCATAACACCTTTGAACAAATCGTATTACTTCTTATTAGACTTTGCCAGTCAAACGGTGAACAGGTTGGCAGCAGGTATCAGCTAACAACACAATTTACAAATCGTGAGCTGGCAAACATGATTGGCACCTCAAGAGAAACAGTCAGCAGGACGATTAACCATTTAAAAAAGAAAAACTATATTAACCAGCGCGAAGATGGACTCTATTTAATCGACCGTGAAGCACTAGAACAGGAATTATTCTATTAA
- a CDS encoding DUF2249 domain-containing protein, whose product MEQKIIELDVREDLKNKIEPFQKIMEAIKEVKDNDVFILHAPFKPVPLFAVLKAKGFTHEDEEIDTKHWKVTFTKNA is encoded by the coding sequence ATGGAACAGAAGATTATTGAGCTAGATGTTAGAGAAGATTTAAAGAATAAGATTGAACCTTTCCAAAAAATTATGGAAGCTATTAAAGAAGTGAAAGATAATGATGTCTTTATCCTCCATGCTCCATTCAAGCCTGTACCACTATTCGCTGTATTAAAAGCAAAAGGCTTTACCCATGAGGACGAGGAAATCGATACGAAGCATTGGAAAGTTACCTTCACTAAGAATGCATAA
- a CDS encoding DUF2249 domain-containing protein codes for MILDNRGLEPPQPMMRTLAALENLEQGAVLTIINDRRPMFLYEQLEELGYKQRTEPQNDGSFKIEIFR; via the coding sequence ATGATACTTGATAATCGAGGGTTAGAACCGCCACAGCCGATGATGAGAACACTTGCAGCCTTGGAGAATTTAGAACAAGGTGCAGTCTTAACGATTATTAATGATAGAAGACCCATGTTCCTATATGAGCAGCTAGAGGAACTTGGCTACAAGCAGCGTACAGAACCACAAAACGACGGAAGCTTTAAAATTGAAATCTTCCGCTAA
- a CDS encoding metal-sulfur cluster assembly factor, whose product MNLKEKVIEALRSVYDPELNINVVDLGLIYNVEVKEENDVDVTMTLTTPGCPLHDSITTGVRYAVQGIEETRNVDVNLVWEPAWSPEKMTPEGLRLLGR is encoded by the coding sequence ATGAACTTAAAAGAAAAAGTAATAGAAGCATTAAGAAGTGTATATGACCCTGAGTTAAATATTAATGTTGTTGACCTGGGTTTAATTTATAATGTGGAAGTTAAAGAAGAAAACGATGTAGATGTTACTATGACGTTAACAACACCTGGTTGTCCACTTCACGATAGCATTACTACTGGCGTTCGCTACGCTGTTCAAGGGATAGAAGAAACTAGAAATGTGGATGTTAATCTTGTCTGGGAACCTGCGTGGTCACCTGAGAAAATGACTCCAGAAGGACTTCGGTTATTAGGAAGATAA
- a CDS encoding ATP-dependent DNA helicase encodes MQDRIPFVVSKTESFYDKLSEWIGDLFYDILPEAGFELRDEQIFMAFQLEKAFKDKKIMFAEAGVGTGKTIVYLLYAIMYARYTNRPAIIACADETLIEQLVKKEGDISKLEKVLGLNIDVRLAKSRDQYLCLKKLDYVRHEDFNDDIAGIYEELPDFVHSDGSMQRFERYGDRRDYPTLSDDTWGKINWDMVQDCFSCEKRHRCGLTLNRDFYRHSKDLIICSHDFYMEHIWTKESRKREGQLPLLPDHSSVVFDEGHLLEYAAQKALSYRFTDSTLETLLTRLMENEVREKTLYTIEEALLDNDKFFSAISQYSVPSEGSEKQMITMNPSLIKYGTTLLNRLQAIEEELVFESELYVINEYDLKIVEEYLEQITYSLSLFLKEMNGITWFEEKGYERTLVIMPKMVEEVMRDEVFVQKKPFIFSSATLSNQKKFDYIANSLGIKEFLSFSVDSPFDYQEKMEVFIPKFNQNSMEAKIDYCINKIVQSEGRALILLNNQNELKSLKQRLSGTVPYPVYFEGDEEISTLVSKFQNEEHAILCTIHLWEGLDIPGRSLENVLIFSLPFPPNDPVFTAKRNGVANSFEEVDLPYMLLRLRQGIGRLIRSENDRGSVHIMLDEDINLALLQKIKDVLPTEAVEV; translated from the coding sequence ATGCAAGACCGTATTCCATTTGTAGTTTCTAAAACTGAATCCTTTTATGACAAGCTAAGTGAATGGATTGGTGACTTATTTTATGATATTTTACCCGAAGCTGGGTTTGAATTGCGTGATGAACAAATCTTTATGGCCTTTCAGCTGGAGAAAGCATTCAAGGATAAAAAAATTATGTTTGCTGAAGCAGGAGTTGGTACAGGAAAAACAATTGTTTACCTCCTCTACGCTATTATGTATGCCAGATACACAAATAGACCAGCCATCATTGCCTGTGCAGATGAAACATTAATTGAGCAGCTAGTGAAAAAAGAAGGTGACATTTCCAAGCTTGAGAAAGTCCTTGGGCTCAATATTGATGTTCGTTTGGCAAAGTCCAGGGACCAATACCTTTGCTTAAAAAAGCTCGATTATGTTAGGCATGAGGACTTTAATGATGATATAGCTGGAATTTATGAGGAATTACCAGATTTTGTTCATAGTGATGGCTCGATGCAAAGGTTTGAAAGATATGGCGACCGCAGGGATTATCCTACATTGTCTGATGATACTTGGGGAAAGATTAACTGGGATATGGTCCAAGATTGTTTTTCTTGCGAAAAAAGACACCGTTGCGGTCTTACATTAAATCGTGATTTTTACAGACATTCAAAGGACTTAATCATTTGCTCTCATGACTTTTATATGGAGCATATTTGGACAAAGGAGTCGCGTAAGAGGGAAGGGCAGCTCCCGTTATTGCCTGACCACTCTTCTGTGGTTTTTGACGAAGGACATTTACTTGAGTACGCGGCACAGAAAGCCTTAAGCTATCGTTTCACCGATTCAACACTAGAGACCTTACTTACTAGGCTAATGGAAAATGAAGTGCGTGAAAAAACACTCTATACCATTGAGGAAGCTCTTTTAGACAATGATAAGTTCTTTAGTGCAATATCACAGTATTCTGTCCCATCAGAAGGATCAGAAAAACAAATGATTACTATGAATCCATCTCTAATCAAATATGGTACAACTCTGTTAAATCGACTTCAAGCAATTGAGGAAGAGCTTGTCTTTGAAAGTGAATTGTATGTAATTAATGAGTATGACTTGAAAATTGTTGAGGAATATTTAGAGCAAATTACTTACTCGTTATCGTTATTCCTTAAAGAAATGAACGGGATTACTTGGTTTGAGGAAAAGGGATACGAACGGACACTTGTCATCATGCCTAAAATGGTTGAAGAAGTCATGAGGGACGAAGTCTTCGTACAGAAAAAACCGTTTATCTTTTCATCTGCAACACTGTCGAACCAAAAGAAATTTGACTATATTGCCAATAGCTTAGGGATTAAAGAGTTTTTATCTTTCTCTGTGGATTCGCCTTTTGATTACCAGGAAAAAATGGAAGTATTTATACCGAAATTTAATCAAAATTCGATGGAAGCTAAGATTGACTATTGTATAAATAAGATTGTTCAATCTGAGGGCAGGGCACTTATTCTGTTAAACAATCAAAATGAATTAAAGAGTCTTAAACAAAGGCTTTCGGGAACAGTTCCATACCCAGTGTACTTTGAGGGGGATGAAGAAATAAGCACGCTTGTTTCAAAGTTTCAAAATGAAGAGCATGCTATTCTTTGCACCATCCATTTATGGGAAGGGTTAGATATTCCAGGCAGATCATTAGAAAATGTGTTGATATTTTCCTTGCCATTCCCTCCAAATGATCCAGTGTTTACGGCAAAAAGGAATGGTGTTGCTAACTCATTTGAAGAAGTGGATTTACCATATATGCTGCTTCGATTACGCCAGGGCATTGGCCGATTAATTAGAAGTGAAAACGATCGAGGCAGTGTTCATATCATGCTGGATGAAGATATAAATTTAGCATTATTGCAGAAAATTAAAGATGTTCTCCCTACAGAGGCAGTTGAAGTATAA
- a CDS encoding class I SAM-dependent RNA methyltransferase has product MGKYQLIATAAMGLEALVAKEVRALGYECEVENGKVIYTGDETAIARSNMWLRTADRVKIKVGEFKAYTFDELFEKTKGLPWEKYLPEDAEFPVTGKSVKSKLFSVSDCQAIVKKAVVDRMKSYYKRDSWFEETGAYFRIEVALLKDVATITLDTSGQGLHKRGYRVDQGEAPLKETLAAALVQLTNWNPDKPFIDPFCGSGTIPIEAAMIGQNIAPGFNREFVSEKWNWIPGKVWDEARTEAEDLANYDQPLDIMGTDIDHRMIKIAQENSFEAGLGDLIQYKQMQVRDITTTKEYGVIVGNPPYGERLGEKNAVEHMYKEMGHAFSKLDTWSIYILTSNEEFEQFYGRPATKKRKLFNGFIRTDLYQFWGKRPPRSIE; this is encoded by the coding sequence ATGGGAAAATATCAATTAATTGCAACCGCTGCAATGGGGCTGGAAGCATTAGTAGCAAAAGAAGTACGCGCTCTCGGTTATGAGTGTGAGGTAGAAAATGGCAAGGTGATTTATACTGGTGATGAAACCGCCATTGCCCGCAGCAATATGTGGCTGCGTACAGCGGACAGAGTAAAAATTAAAGTCGGTGAATTTAAAGCCTATACCTTTGATGAATTATTTGAGAAAACTAAAGGCTTACCCTGGGAAAAGTATCTTCCAGAAGATGCCGAGTTTCCTGTAACCGGAAAGTCGGTAAAATCAAAGTTGTTTAGTGTTTCAGATTGTCAGGCGATTGTGAAAAAAGCGGTTGTGGATCGAATGAAAAGTTACTATAAGCGAGATTCTTGGTTTGAGGAGACGGGTGCCTATTTTCGAATAGAAGTGGCATTGTTAAAGGACGTAGCTACTATAACGCTTGATACAAGCGGTCAAGGACTACATAAACGAGGATACCGTGTGGATCAAGGGGAAGCACCATTAAAGGAAACCCTTGCAGCGGCACTGGTACAATTAACAAATTGGAACCCTGATAAACCATTTATTGACCCTTTCTGTGGCTCTGGTACCATTCCAATTGAAGCTGCCATGATTGGTCAAAATATTGCTCCAGGCTTTAATCGTGAATTTGTTTCGGAAAAATGGAATTGGATTCCGGGAAAAGTATGGGATGAAGCTCGAACTGAAGCGGAGGATTTAGCAAATTATGACCAGCCATTGGATATTATGGGAACTGATATTGACCATCGTATGATCAAAATCGCTCAGGAAAATTCCTTTGAGGCAGGTCTTGGTGATCTCATTCAATATAAACAAATGCAAGTAAGAGATATTACAACCACCAAGGAATATGGCGTGATTGTTGGAAATCCTCCATATGGAGAAAGACTCGGTGAGAAAAATGCTGTTGAGCACATGTACAAGGAAATGGGACATGCCTTTAGCAAGCTCGACACCTGGTCCATTTATATCTTGACCTCTAATGAAGAGTTCGAGCAATTTTATGGAAGACCAGCTACAAAAAAGCGCAAGCTATTTAATGGATTTATCCGTACTGACCTTTATCAATTTTGGGGAAAAAGACCACCCCGTTCAATTGAATAG
- the gpsB gene encoding cell division regulator GpsB, translating into MVTDKVKLTAKDILEKEFKTGVRGYKQEDVDKYLDLIIKDYETLHQEIEDLQQENLRLRKQLEEASRRQPVTQPAGTTNFDILKRLSNLEKHVFGNKLYD; encoded by the coding sequence ATGGTGACCGATAAAGTGAAACTTACCGCTAAGGATATATTAGAAAAAGAATTCAAGACCGGTGTAAGAGGATATAAGCAAGAAGATGTTGATAAGTACCTAGACTTGATTATCAAGGATTATGAAACATTACATCAGGAAATTGAAGATTTGCAGCAAGAAAATCTTCGTTTACGAAAGCAGCTAGAAGAGGCATCTAGAAGACAGCCAGTAACACAGCCTGCAGGAACGACAAACTTTGATATCTTGAAACGTTTATCAAATCTTGAAAAGCATGTTTTTGGTAATAAGTTATACGATTAA
- a CDS encoding DUF1273 domain-containing protein, with product MKVLAISGYKPFELGIFKNDHPSVYYIKAAIKKTLIPMIEDGLEWVLISGQLGMELWAAEVIYDLKSEYPDVKLAVITPFLEQEATWSEHNKEWYKSILAQANFIDSVTKKGYEKPWQFRMKNQFFIKKSDALLLFYDQEKEGSPRYIYEMAGQYQNNHSYPIQLITFYDLQVIVEEEQELKRTDF from the coding sequence ATTAAAGTTTTAGCCATATCAGGTTACAAACCATTTGAATTAGGAATTTTTAAAAATGACCATCCTTCCGTTTATTATATTAAAGCAGCTATAAAGAAAACATTAATACCGATGATTGAAGACGGTTTAGAATGGGTCTTAATCAGCGGTCAGCTGGGCATGGAGCTATGGGCAGCAGAAGTTATCTATGACCTGAAATCTGAATATCCTGATGTAAAGCTGGCTGTTATTACGCCATTTTTAGAGCAAGAGGCTACTTGGAGTGAACACAACAAGGAATGGTATAAATCTATACTGGCACAAGCGAATTTCATTGATTCAGTTACAAAAAAAGGGTATGAAAAACCTTGGCAATTTCGCATGAAAAATCAATTTTTTATTAAAAAAAGCGACGCCTTGCTCCTTTTTTATGATCAAGAAAAAGAAGGAAGCCCAAGATACATATACGAAATGGCTGGCCAATATCAAAATAATCATTCTTATCCCATCCAGCTGATAACCTTTTATGATTTACAAGTAATTGTTGAAGAAGAACAAGAACTCAAACGTACAGATTTTTAA
- a CDS encoding CotD family spore coat protein, which produces MYLGTNFAPPVIHPTKQIVNHTFSTTVVPHIHPTHTTTINHHMFQHKHYCPQTASCAQDCCHQHINCCGGGMPAPAPTAVAGAQSNALPLGNNMPPNMGPGMMGPGMGPGMMGPGMGPGMMGPGMGPGMMGPGMGQGMGPGMGPGMAPGQFPRPRRFFG; this is translated from the coding sequence TTGTATCTTGGAACTAATTTTGCGCCGCCAGTCATTCATCCGACTAAACAAATCGTAAACCACACTTTCTCAACTACCGTGGTTCCGCATATTCATCCAACACATACAACAACTATTAATCATCATATGTTCCAGCATAAACACTATTGTCCACAGACAGCTTCATGTGCACAGGATTGTTGCCATCAACACATTAACTGCTGTGGAGGTGGTATGCCGGCACCTGCACCAACGGCTGTTGCTGGAGCTCAGAGCAATGCATTACCTCTTGGAAACAACATGCCGCCTAACATGGGACCAGGCATGATGGGACCGGGTATGGGACCAGGTATGATGGGTCCGGGTATGGGACCAGGTATGATGGGTCCGGGTATGGGACCAGGCATGATGGGACCAGGTATGGGTCAGGGAATGGGTCCAGGAATGGGACCAGGCATGGCACCAGGTCAATTCCCACGTCCACGACGTTTCTTTGGATAA
- a CDS encoding ribonuclease H-like domain-containing protein — translation MSLKNKLNRLKPHISGGEPAVNSSTPSEPSRIEIPFLPKWESENVTPYLLDQDYCLIREVKYPLAQKHGHYHFQDFLTAVDVWNKQPISHPLSAEGHRAEELFFFDTETTGLGGGVGNTIFLLGYASVIGESLVLRQHILPHPGAEVPLYKSFLEKVNYKTLVTYNGKSFDWPQVKTRHTLVRDHVPKLPAFGHFDLFHAARRLWKHKLDRLKLAVVEKDVLGIERKDDIPGYLAPMIYFDFIESKQPDGMLGIIKHNEIDILSLVTLYTHLTFQLCGMDISQTRKESFEVGRWYASLGEKTEARKVLTKLVEGSDFTSLQAKLTLAYQFKKEQDWESSLPLFLDVADEGNQLLSIEACVEASKIYEHKLKDYKLALEYCLQALELVGNSKAPIEKIKQQLDLRRKRLEGKFAKFSR, via the coding sequence ATGTCATTGAAAAATAAATTAAATCGTTTAAAACCGCATATTTCAGGAGGAGAACCCGCAGTAAACAGTAGTACTCCTTCTGAGCCATCGAGGATTGAGATACCATTCCTGCCTAAATGGGAAAGTGAAAATGTGACTCCTTATTTATTGGACCAGGATTACTGTCTGATTCGTGAAGTAAAATATCCGTTGGCACAAAAACATGGTCATTACCATTTTCAAGATTTTCTTACAGCTGTTGATGTCTGGAATAAGCAGCCTATTAGCCATCCATTATCAGCCGAAGGGCATCGTGCAGAAGAATTATTCTTTTTTGATACGGAAACAACAGGCCTAGGCGGTGGAGTTGGGAATACGATTTTTTTACTAGGTTACGCAAGTGTGATTGGTGAAAGTCTTGTTTTAAGACAGCATATTCTTCCTCATCCTGGTGCTGAGGTCCCTTTATATAAAAGCTTTCTGGAGAAGGTAAATTATAAAACATTAGTCACTTATAATGGGAAATCCTTTGATTGGCCGCAAGTAAAAACCAGGCATACACTCGTAAGGGATCATGTACCAAAGCTTCCAGCCTTTGGCCATTTTGATTTATTTCATGCAGCAAGAAGACTTTGGAAGCATAAGTTGGACCGTCTTAAGCTAGCAGTGGTCGAAAAGGATGTCCTAGGAATCGAAAGGAAAGATGATATTCCAGGGTATTTAGCTCCAATGATTTATTTTGATTTTATTGAAAGTAAACAGCCGGATGGGATGCTGGGAATCATTAAACACAATGAAATTGATATTTTGTCGCTAGTCACATTATATACCCACCTTACCTTTCAACTTTGTGGGATGGACATCAGCCAAACACGAAAAGAATCTTTTGAAGTGGGCAGGTGGTATGCTTCACTTGGGGAAAAGACTGAAGCAAGAAAGGTATTGACGAAGCTTGTAGAAGGAAGTGATTTTACTTCTTTACAAGCAAAGCTAACATTAGCCTATCAGTTTAAAAAAGAGCAAGACTGGGAAAGTAGTTTACCTTTATTTTTAGATGTGGCTGACGAAGGAAATCAGCTGTTGAGCATTGAAGCATGTGTGGAAGCTTCAAAGATATATGAACATAAGTTAAAAGATTACAAGCTTGCCTTGGAATATTGCCTGCAGGCTTTGGAGCTTGTGGGAAATTCGAAGGCTCCAATCGAAAAAATCAAGCAACAGCTTGATCTCCGGCGGAAACGTTTGGAGGGGAAATTCGCTAAATTTTCCAGGTAA